The DNA window TATAAACCTGAAATTGCCCGTCTGGTGACAAAATTGCGTCTCGATTAACCACTGTATGAAGTTTAGACAAAGGAATCGAAGAAACCGTGTTGTCGCTGAGTGTTACCTTGTACAAATCACGAACGACAGAGCCTTCTCGTTTTTGTTTGAACACGATTGAGTTTGAATCCGCTCCCCAAATCGCTGCTTCGGGCTGTCGACCAAGCCAATCTGGGTCGGCCATTGCTTGCTCAAGCGTAATATTTTCACCACCAAAATCTAACGGTGTTTGCACAATGCTTGCGGGCGTTGTTGTTTCGATGTTAGTTGATATTGTGGATTTTGAGGTAGATTGACAACCCGTCAGCATCAACGTAGATATTGCGACGGCGAGAAAAGATTGCTTCAACATAGTTTTTTCTTTGGTTTTTTATAATTGCTGTAACTTTAGCGAAAGTTATTAAAAACCTGAAGCAACAATGGGACGAATAAACGCAAAAAAAAGGCCAGTAAAACACTGGCCAAATACTCTCTGCGCTCACATAGTCGTTGACGGACAACGAATATGATTGAGACTCATCCAAGTCTCATAAGTTAAGACTAGTGATTTCATGGAAAGTTCAAATTAAAGATAAAAAAGATTAAAAAAATTTGAGTCCCTCTCAGGACTCAATTTTTTAATTTAAAATGAGTGACTTTGCGGTGTCTAGCACACCAGGGTATCTTTCCTCTGGCAATATTTCAGCGAGTTCAGCTAACTTCTCACCGAGATCATGCAGTGTATTTCCTGAGACATTTATATGACCCATCTTTCTACCCGGTTTTGAAGATTTACCATACCAGTGACTGGTTACATCGCTCACGGCAAGCACTTCTTTTGGAATTTCTTTTTCGCCAAGCACATTAATCATTGCTGTTGGACGAAGAAGAGTTGTCGATCCTAATGGTAAACCCGCGATAGCTCGCATGTGATTTTCAAATTGACTCGTATGCGCGCCTTGTTGACTCCAGTGACCGGAATTATGAACGCGAGGTGCGATTTCATTTACCAGTAAATCACCTTCAACATCGAAGAATTCCACGGCGAGTACTCCAACATAGTCGAGCGCATTGGCTATTTTGGTAAATGCCTCTTCCGCCTGTGACTGAATATCGGGCTTTTCTTTACCCGCAACAGATAACGTTAACACACCATTGGTATGCTGATTTTCAGTTAAGGGGTAAATCTTAACTTCGCCGTTTTTACCTCGAGCGCCGATAATACTGACTTCTCTGTCAAACTTAATCATCTGTTCTGCTAATATCGCATGCGGTTGTTGAGCATTTCCCCGAGATAAAAATTCGCTCATCTCTGACCAAATTTGTTCAACGTTAGAGTCTTCTTTTACACGCCACTGACCTTTGCCATCGTAGCCCGCTTGGCACGTTTTTAAAACGAGTGGATAACCCAAGCTTGTAATTGCTTGATCAAAATGCGTACGCTCTGTGATCAAACAGTGAGGGGCACTAGGTACATTAGCTTCGTCTAAAAGCGCTTTTTCTTTCGCTCGATCCCCGCCTGTCGCAATCGCTTCTGCGCCTGGATAAAACTTCTTTGATGCTTGGCAAAGCGCAAGGACGTCTAATGGAATGTGTTCGAATTCTGCGGTAATGCTATCTGCCCAGATAATTGCGTCTTGCAGTGACATGTCATATTGCTTAAAACTGACAGGATCGATAACGTTACCTGAAGAAGAATCATAAGCCAATGTTACTAAATCAAGTGGAGTCCCTGCGAGACTCATCATGCGAGCTAATTGACCCGCTCCAAGTACTAAAATATTCATATTATTCAGCTGGATTAGGGTTGGCTAGAACAGATTCAGTTTGTGCTTTTCTAAATGCTTCAATTTTTTCGAAAATTTCCGGATTTTGACATCCTAAAATTTGTGCCGCAAGTAAACCTGCGTTCGCCGCACCCGCATCTCCTATGGCCAATGTACCCACTGCAACGCCTTTTGGCATCTGACAGATAGATAAAAGAGAATCGACACCGTTAAGTGTTTTAGATTTTACGGGAACACCTAACACTGGCAG is part of the Pseudoalteromonas xiamenensis genome and encodes:
- a CDS encoding 5-(carboxyamino)imidazole ribonucleotide synthase, whose protein sequence is MNILVLGAGQLARMMSLAGTPLDLVTLAYDSSSGNVIDPVSFKQYDMSLQDAIIWADSITAEFEHIPLDVLALCQASKKFYPGAEAIATGGDRAKEKALLDEANVPSAPHCLITERTHFDQAITSLGYPLVLKTCQAGYDGKGQWRVKEDSNVEQIWSEMSEFLSRGNAQQPHAILAEQMIKFDREVSIIGARGKNGEVKIYPLTENQHTNGVLTLSVAGKEKPDIQSQAEEAFTKIANALDYVGVLAVEFFDVEGDLLVNEIAPRVHNSGHWSQQGAHTSQFENHMRAIAGLPLGSTTLLRPTAMINVLGEKEIPKEVLAVSDVTSHWYGKSSKPGRKMGHINVSGNTLHDLGEKLAELAEILPEERYPGVLDTAKSLILN
- the purE gene encoding 5-(carboxyamino)imidazole ribonucleotide mutase, with the protein product MTVGIIMGSKSDWPTMQHAAEMLDNFGIAYETKVVSAHRTPHLLAEYASNAAERGIKVIIAGAGGAAHLPGMAAAFTSLPVLGVPVKSKTLNGVDSLLSICQMPKGVAVGTLAIGDAGAANAGLLAAQILGCQNPEIFEKIEAFRKAQTESVLANPNPAE